From Malaya genurostris strain Urasoe2022 chromosome 2, Malgen_1.1, whole genome shotgun sequence:
aattgaaaagcatcaatcgaaaaggtgagtggattgaatatttatgagatgaaatcgatctatttcgtgatttaataacggatgctaccaaaattttcggaaccaatgttttttttcataattttcaaaAGGTAACCGGCACCCCAAAGTGTTTTCACCCCATTTttctcgacaaatcgtgaaaaattatcagtgatatgcagtgatgtcaaatctgcaaatttgtcggtaAACTATCAAATTTCGTAGTTAACCTGCAAACCTTTTTTGTCTGAatactttttacagacttttgaaacttcgttTGTTTGCCGACATTCCTCAGAACTTACAGATCTATTGTTtagctggcatctctggtgatatgcaacacgtggacaaattgacagcttcaatatatccgtcatataagtaaaaacgttggttctctggttctgttcgCAATGGTGACTCCAAACAAATCATCAAAGTCAAGGAAAAagaactttaatgcactgattaatgccgTTATGCAatgcttagtggataagaagccaataaattcgactgcagtaaCGTTTTCAATGCCGCGAAGCCGgtagaagaccggccaaatcaacacgcCACCATCCAgatcatcggccaagagagccgAGGCAATGATCAGGCAATGAAGACTTTTATctaaaacgcctccgaaaagaataaattctgttttttcttggaataattgcagtctttacttatatttttacatttttagcgaaatttcctgaggagccggtaaccgaacacctgttttgaaatggccaaaatttagtATGTTCGAGATAATCCCAATTTGAAATATTCGTATATGACTACATTTGGTTTCGGACAAAGTTATGACAAAAGAGCTGAATCTTTTCATAAAAATGTCGCTTCGGAAGATGAAATTGCGAGTATAAACTGGAGCAATAGTTTTGATTCTGAAGGAAGCTActttggggggggggggaaattgagatcgcaatgcaaaatatcCAAGAAGAATTATCGCACCGGCTATATCCAAAGATCGATTCAATGGTAGTTTATCTtacattatttaaatttttgcatGCATTGCTAGCGCTAAATATTGGTAAAgtggccagaaaaaaaaattaattcaacCTGTACATTTTTTAGTTCCTAGAACGTGATTTTTAATGTGTGCGGCAGATATGTGAGTACTTTCCATATGGGACAAACctgacttgattttttttttcaaatttttctgaaCTAACCCCATATGATTTttgcaatttctgaaagtaGGACAAAAATAGACGTTAACCGTCGGGCTAACTCAAAAGTGGTCAGAACCCATATGGgattgatatgcgagtatgggcagtatagttCTTGATAAAAGAATTTGGAATCGGCTAGATAAAGCATTGTCATCACACCCAAGATTTTGGTCTGCAACAAAGAATGCACCATTCGGCTAGAGACGAGAAAATCAATTAGAAGAACATTTTGGTTATGAATTGACCGTCGTTAGGACCTGAtctactagcgaacaaaacgtgtcgtaaaCCCaccgcgctcaatcactgaaaatagtcCATATGTctgtgtgtcggttttgcacgatacgctttgtgcaatgattcgttcaattcatgcgattTAATTTcgcgcgccttattttggcactgaatttcaccttaatgctaatTCATACCGaacatttatgaaaatttcaattttaagatatttgtGACCGCTACCGGAAATTTGGTCATAAATTGCTGAGAATATTTTTACGATAGTATGGAGAACAAATTGTGTTGGTACGTTAAATATAACTAGAGATACTCACGATTAAATTCTGCCCCATCTTGTACAGAGTAGATTTTGAAATAACGCCcttagtaaagaaagacgtattcacgtccaaattgggctgcttagaatgttATTCACAAACTTCATGAGCCAGTGTATGCCAAATCAAACCATTTTGTCAATGTCGGATCGGTAATATTCGGGTTATATCGTAATGGTGACGCTGGCTGTATGCTTACATAAATCAGTTAGTTGACGTGTATTTATCTGCGAGAAACCGAATGACAATCGGTCAGTCAGGTATTACAAGTCATATTatggaaatgttcaaaaaaagtACTGAAAGTCTGTCGTATTAAAGTAAAATTACGCTAGCGAAACATAAACCGTTTACGCCAAAATTGATTACTTATTAATAATCATTAATTCTAGAACTACTTTGGAACATCCAGAAGTACCAACAGTCGAGACTTCCACATATCGAAGCAGGACCATACGTTATTCGCTGCAGCGACCCTGAACCTTACGTTAGAAGTTAGCTTTTCGACAACTTCACAACCTTTGCTGGAGGAAGTTCGTCTGAACGGGCTGCTCCAATGCCCCTTGAAACCATCCCTCCGGTAGGTATGAATTCCATCCATACTGCTTTACAATAATCACATTTTAGTACAAGCGCACAAACTATTGATACGGCTCCAGCGTACCGGTATCCTCCGACAAGCTGGAACCTAGGTATCAATCAGCCAGAGTATGGCAAGGCTGTTCCACTGGTACGATCGACTCCAAGCGATAGTGATTTTTCCGCGATGTACATCACTACTCAATTGCACTCAACCACGACTCGCCCGACCGTTCCGAGAAACTTCACGGACAATCGAGAAAACCGCTTCAATTCTTCCTGTCAGGCGATGGGTTCGAATATTGTGATCACTCCGGGCCGATGGGACGGCATTCTGACGCTGAATAGCGATGTCAAGGTGGACCAGGTTCTCATCGAAATTGTGTTTGATGGGCCGATCTATATACTAGGCGTAAGTCTACTAAATTTATGTAAactatgaaatttggtattcaacaaaaataaatgtattATGTTTCCAGAACTCTTTCGGTGAAGTGTACACCGAAGACAACATTCGATTCTCAATTGAAAACAGCAGTCTCATTCTGGCGGCGGATTCTGAGGTGCAGCTgcttttcttcattaaattcaacGAAATGGGAAGAGTTCCGGATGTTCGGGAggttaacttcaatggaagagacgTTTGCCGGCAGCGACGCAGGAGAGTTCTAGCGGAAATCGAATCCCCGCACGGAGTTTTCGGATCGAGACCCTCTTCGGTTACGGATGAAACACTTAGAAGCACTGTTGGTAGACCATACTATTCAAACCCATAGGTCCAATCATGAATTAATTCATGTTCCATTGTAGACATCTGATCCCGAATCGATGGAGGATTACGATGAGAACGAATGTGCCACAATTTATCCATCGAACGAGCACAAAGTATCTTCCAGGATCATCGGTGGGATATCGGCGAGAAATGGGGAGCTTCCATGGCATGTGGCGATTTTCTATGATGACGTAAGTACGAAATTTCTGTTACGACAATcatcaaacgaaaacgaaaaattcGCCCGAATCCCCGAGAAATTCCGCTAATGCTAGTGCTATGCAAATTCGagtatttgagaataaattttcatccGTAGTTTAGTGACTCGGTGTACGACACAGCGAGGTAATCACTGGTAGCCCAGTGAAACGAAAATCCGTCGGACTGTAAACGTAAATTAACTGGCAGCCAAAATTGTCGTGACGCCAAGCAGAGCCTTAAACATACTCAACAAACTGTTCTCATAACAGTAGTTAACTGAACATTCGTAGGAATCAAAAAATGGCTATCAGACAGCAAATGTTTACTTGAGAATCAATGTCGTTTTCaagttaaaagtttttttttatgcaagtGACAAGTAATTCCTAAAGTTTGAACTCAACTTGGAATTTTTCAGTgtctaacaaaaaaaacaaattggaaaaatgttgacaaatacaacagcagatatgaaaatttgcgaaaaagttATCGCAAAGACTTGCAACTTTTTCTATCTCGAAAAtagttgaagttttttttctgtgcttGGGCGCTACTCAAATTaatagcataaatcaaataaacatagatttctcagtataatagtaatgtagttgagcaacctgtGACACCAAAAgtgccgtctggtggagaatgggtgcgtaaatgctcttaaaatgcatgcataaagttgcccgcgcatttaacacaaccacagtagctaatggaaaaaaatacacccgtttctcactagaggtacAGAGGGAAATCTATGTTAGTTGATTTATGTTAATTGTCATATTCTCAGGGCATTCTTTTTGCAAGAGAACAGTCTCCACATCGCATTACCAGTCTAACTGTCTTGGTTTATCTCTTTTCCTGTcttttgtatgtttttttttccaaataaaatttttattaggctcatttgctttagcttgacgtggccgattgtcttgttgttagggagtct
This genomic window contains:
- the LOC131427423 gene encoding transmembrane protease serine 11B-like protein isoform X1, which translates into the protein MAACLRYLPFRFMLLLALITQSHAVWRQSSGQPVYANHRQVQSTEVSCDELFTINRESYYQKRYEGTLLLRSDVTLRDVEIDLRFDRDVDLLVNYFGTSRSTNSRDFHISKQDHTLFAAATLNLTLEVSFSTTSQPLLEEVRLNGLLQCPLKPSLRTSAQTIDTAPAYRYPPTSWNLGINQPEYGKAVPLVRSTPSDSDFSAMYITTQLHSTTTRPTVPRNFTDNRENRFNSSCQAMGSNIVITPGRWDGILTLNSDVKVDQVLIEIVFDGPIYILGNSFGEVYTEDNIRFSIENSSLILAADSEVQLLFFIKFNEMGRVPDVREVNFNGRDVCRQRRRRVLAEIESPHGVFGSRPSSVTDETLRSTTSDPESMEDYDENECATIYPSNEHKVSSRIIGGISARNGELPWHVAIFYDDQYQCGGSIVSQRSILTAAHCLTKENSNETLQFDLLKVYIGIVDLNLVDDYFYHGVSDILIHQDYNAAQHTTDIGILKLKKDIIFNSFIKPVCLYRNTTDISAFYSRYGKVAGWGFNRNGVVTKVLNYLDMPVVSQKKCSQTNVQYNTILAQGESFCAGHSDGNSVCNGDSGGGLVFVDNYRYYLRGIVSISAQKRNQLMCDPNRYSVFTDVSKFLKWIRRNIE
- the LOC131427423 gene encoding transmembrane protease serine 11B-like protein isoform X2; protein product: MAACLRYLPFRFMLLLALITQSHAVWRQSSGQPVYANHRQVQSTEVSCDELFTINRESYYQKRYEGTLLLRSDVTLRDVEIDLRFDRDVDLLVNYFGTSRSTNSRDFHISKQDHTLFAAATLNLTLEVSFSTTSQPLLEEVRLNGLLQCPLKPSLRAQTIDTAPAYRYPPTSWNLGINQPEYGKAVPLVRSTPSDSDFSAMYITTQLHSTTTRPTVPRNFTDNRENRFNSSCQAMGSNIVITPGRWDGILTLNSDVKVDQVLIEIVFDGPIYILGNSFGEVYTEDNIRFSIENSSLILAADSEVQLLFFIKFNEMGRVPDVREVNFNGRDVCRQRRRRVLAEIESPHGVFGSRPSSVTDETLRSTTSDPESMEDYDENECATIYPSNEHKVSSRIIGGISARNGELPWHVAIFYDDQYQCGGSIVSQRSILTAAHCLTKENSNETLQFDLLKVYIGIVDLNLVDDYFYHGVSDILIHQDYNAAQHTTDIGILKLKKDIIFNSFIKPVCLYRNTTDISAFYSRYGKVAGWGFNRNGVVTKVLNYLDMPVVSQKKCSQTNVQYNTILAQGESFCAGHSDGNSVCNGDSGGGLVFVDNYRYYLRGIVSISAQKRNQLMCDPNRYSVFTDVSKFLKWIRRNIE